From Woronichinia naegeliana WA131, the proteins below share one genomic window:
- a CDS encoding DUF2934 domain-containing protein: MIDHDFDDEQIRDKAYQIWEKNKEQSEEENWNAAIKELKKQEEVSREGIKVENLLISNRITWMTTVNGLLFGTLGVSIGKSLSFWFFLAIVVIGFFASLSSLFALRCAHKAIKIYLGLAEKS, from the coding sequence ATGATAGATCACGACTTTGATGATGAGCAGATAAGAGATAAGGCATACCAGATATGGGAGAAAAATAAAGAGCAATCCGAAGAAGAGAACTGGAATGCAGCAATTAAAGAACTAAAAAAACAAGAGGAAGTTTCTCGTGAAGGGATTAAAGTTGAAAACTTGCTGATTTCAAATAGAATTACATGGATGACTACAGTAAATGGCTTATTATTTGGTACTCTAGGTGTTAGCATTGGCAAGTCTTTAAGTTTTTGGTTTTTCCTTGCTATTGTAGTGATCGGATTCTTTGCGTCTCTCTCAAGTTTGTTTGCTTTGCGGTGTGCGCATAAAGCTATAAAAATTTACCTAGGGCTTGCTGAAAAAAGCTGA
- a CDS encoding universal stress protein, whose translation MFKTILFPIDQSREAREAAQMVANLVKTYHSRLILLSVVEQNAKPDPNHPSVMNSPENVAKLLEAAQTLFAQQNIDAEVIEREGMPSFTICDVADEMEAELIVMGCRGLGLTTEGATESVTSRVINLSPCPVLIVP comes from the coding sequence ATGTTTAAAACAATCTTGTTTCCGATTGACCAAAGTCGAGAAGCCAGAGAAGCAGCCCAAATGGTGGCGAATTTGGTCAAAACCTACCATAGTCGTTTGATTCTTCTCTCTGTAGTGGAGCAAAACGCCAAACCCGATCCCAATCATCCCAGTGTGATGAATTCTCCCGAAAATGTCGCTAAGTTGCTTGAAGCGGCTCAAACCCTTTTTGCCCAACAAAACATTGATGCAGAGGTCATTGAGCGCGAAGGGATGCCTTCTTTTACAATTTGCGATGTAGCCGATGAGATGGAAGCGGAATTGATTGTCATGGGCTGTCGAGGCTTAGGGCTAACCACGGAAGGCGCGACAGAAAGCGTTACTAGTCGAGTGATTAACCTTTCTCCTTGTCCTGTGCTAATCGTTCCTTAG
- a CDS encoding FAD-binding oxidoreductase, producing MNNRPDLIADILLQLAAYQIRVITDCQQIQKLSLDYYHFSPVLTRQLAHKRGDLVVFPKTEQEILLVAQLCVQNHIPLTVRGAGTGNYGQCIPLLGGIILDLTDMNRILAVEPGRARVEPGVKMAAIDKVTREIGWELRIAPSTYQTATLGGFIGGGSAGMGSINYGMISDRGNVQALRIVTLENTPQVLELKGDETQPILHAYGTNGIITQIEIALAPTYPWAEVIICFQDFLRAIAFAQDLGDSSGIIKKQIAVHASPIPQYFTALRRYLPQDQSCVLAIVSEYDLLALSNLVCHYQGSITYQKMSGETSKHLNLLEFNWNHTTLLARSHDPSLTYLQVAYGNLARVEQLYRYFGDEVMIHLEFLRANGNVIPAGLPLVKFTNEDRLQEIINEHRSLGASIANPHVYTIEEGGSGEINPDQLAFKKRVDPHGLMNPGKMKTWQNSSTLSLDQKY from the coding sequence ATGAATAATCGACCAGACTTGATCGCCGATATCCTGCTACAGTTAGCGGCTTATCAGATTCGAGTAATTACGGATTGCCAACAAATTCAAAAACTTTCCCTAGATTATTACCATTTTAGTCCAGTCCTAACTCGTCAATTGGCTCACAAACGAGGTGATCTAGTTGTTTTTCCTAAAACAGAACAGGAGATCCTTTTGGTTGCTCAACTTTGTGTTCAAAACCATATTCCCTTAACAGTGAGAGGGGCTGGTACGGGTAACTATGGCCAATGTATTCCGCTTTTGGGGGGAATTATTCTAGATCTGACGGATATGAATCGGATTTTAGCCGTAGAACCAGGACGGGCCAGGGTGGAGCCAGGGGTCAAAATGGCGGCGATCGATAAAGTTACGAGGGAAATTGGTTGGGAATTACGCATCGCGCCTTCTACTTATCAAACAGCGACTTTAGGCGGTTTTATTGGCGGTGGCAGTGCGGGAATGGGATCGATTAATTATGGGATGATCAGCGATCGCGGCAATGTTCAGGCATTACGGATTGTCACTCTAGAAAATACACCGCAGGTCTTGGAGTTAAAAGGGGATGAAACCCAGCCGATCCTCCATGCTTACGGAACCAATGGCATTATTACCCAAATCGAAATTGCTCTTGCACCAACCTATCCCTGGGCAGAAGTGATTATTTGTTTTCAGGACTTTTTAAGAGCGATCGCTTTTGCTCAAGACCTTGGAGACAGTAGTGGCATTATCAAAAAACAAATTGCCGTTCATGCCAGTCCTATTCCCCAATATTTCACCGCCTTACGACGTTATTTACCTCAAGATCAAAGTTGTGTCCTGGCGATCGTCTCGGAATACGATTTATTGGCTTTAAGTAATTTAGTTTGTCATTATCAAGGCAGTATTACCTATCAAAAAATGAGTGGGGAAACTAGTAAACATCTAAATCTTTTGGAATTTAACTGGAATCATACAACTCTACTCGCCAGAAGCCACGATCCTAGTCTGACTTACCTACAGGTTGCTTATGGAAATTTGGCACGAGTCGAGCAACTATATCGTTATTTTGGGGATGAAGTCATGATTCATCTTGAGTTTTTACGGGCAAATGGTAATGTTATCCCGGCTGGTTTACCGTTAGTTAAATTTACCAATGAAGACCGTCTTCAAGAAATTATTAATGAGCATCGAAGTCTAGGGGCAAGTATCGCCAATCCCCATGTTTATACTATTGAAGAGGGGGGATCGGGTGAGATAAATCCAGACCAATTAGCTTTTAAAAAAAGGGTCGATCCTCATGGATTAATGAATCCAGGCAAGATGAAAACCTGGCAGAATTCGTCAACTCTAAGTCTGGATCAGAAATATTAG
- the iscB gene encoding RNA-guided endonuclease IscB: MSNYVFVIDTDKQPCNPVHPAQARLLLNQKKAAVFRRYPFTIILKEKQEDVEVNSLTLKIDPGSQATGIAILNGEDVIWGAELSHRGQQIKSDLDSRRAIRRNRRNRKTRYRPARFLNRKKEKGWLTPSLQHRVDTTLTLVKKLIRYCPVTSIVQELVRFDLQKMENPEISGIEYQQGELQGYEVREYLLEKWNRQCAYCGAKNIPLQVEHIQPKAKGGTNRISNLCLACEPCNIGKGTQDIKDFLSGKPDVLKRVLSQAKSPLKDAAAVNSTRWALFNALKITGLPVSTGSGGQTKFNRTRLKLTKAHWMDAACVGTIDSLRIVTKQPLLIKATGHGCRQMCRTDKFGFPSRYVPRLKFIKGFQTGDIVKAIVTSGKKIGTYVGRVAVRSSGSFNISTSSQLIQGIGHKYCRAIHRKDGYSYSF; encoded by the coding sequence ATGTCTAATTATGTTTTTGTTATTGATACCGATAAACAGCCTTGTAATCCAGTGCATCCTGCTCAAGCACGATTGTTACTGAATCAGAAAAAAGCTGCTGTATTTCGTCGGTATCCCTTCACCATTATTCTCAAGGAGAAGCAAGAAGATGTAGAAGTCAATTCGTTGACTCTTAAAATCGACCCAGGCTCTCAAGCAACAGGGATTGCTATTCTCAATGGAGAAGATGTCATTTGGGGAGCCGAATTATCTCACCGAGGACAACAAATCAAGTCCGACTTAGATTCCCGTCGCGCTATTCGTCGTAATCGCCGAAATCGTAAAACTCGCTATCGTCCTGCTCGATTCCTTAATCGGAAAAAGGAAAAGGGATGGTTAACTCCCAGTCTCCAACATCGAGTAGATACCACGCTAACCTTGGTCAAGAAATTGATTCGTTACTGTCCTGTCACTAGCATTGTTCAGGAGTTGGTTCGATTCGATTTACAGAAAATGGAAAACCCTGAAATCTCTGGTATTGAATACCAACAAGGAGAGTTACAGGGTTACGAAGTGCGGGAATATCTCTTGGAAAAATGGAACCGTCAATGCGCCTATTGTGGAGCAAAGAACATCCCTCTCCAAGTTGAGCATATTCAACCCAAGGCGAAGGGCGGAACTAATCGCATTTCCAATCTTTGTTTAGCCTGTGAACCCTGTAATATTGGCAAGGGAACTCAGGATATTAAAGACTTTCTTTCAGGAAAACCTGATGTCTTGAAACGAGTATTGAGTCAGGCAAAGTCTCCTTTAAAGGATGCCGCCGCCGTTAATTCGACCCGTTGGGCTTTATTTAATGCCTTAAAGATCACTGGATTACCTGTTTCTACGGGATCTGGTGGACAAACTAAGTTTAATCGCACTCGATTAAAATTAACTAAAGCTCATTGGATGGATGCCGCTTGTGTAGGAACGATTGATTCTTTACGGATTGTCACCAAGCAGCCTTTATTGATTAAGGCAACAGGACATGGATGCCGTCAAATGTGTCGCACCGATAAATTTGGCTTCCCATCTCGTTATGTCCCTCGCCTTAAGTTTATTAAAGGATTTCAGACAGGTGACATTGTTAAGGCAATCGTAACTTCTGGAAAGAAAATCGGAACTTACGTTGGACGAGTTGCTGTTCGTTCTAGTGGTAGTTTCAATATTTCAACATCCTCACAGCTAATACAAGGAATTGGGCATAAATACTGTCGGGCAATTCATCGTAAAGATGGTTACTCCTATAGTTTTTAA